Proteins encoded together in one Halococcus salsus window:
- a CDS encoding TSUP family transporter yields MLYVVLLWVLVTYVVPPFTPTSAEGTALILPVVIVSAFVFETLDSASGMGFGATIGALLFVLGYDPLAVTPVLLLSEGATGIVSGLFHNEFKNVEFGTSSDSAVESTRVLGIIVLLGVLAVVVSVILTYLQFSIPDAYIKSYVGVVVLLIASTTLVQKYAGETTEYRPRLLVGFAIFAGLNKGIAGSGYGPVLTLGEILSGVYEKSATAITSMSEGIVSIAGIATFFGITAAGVELNLVLLPSVFAGGFLASIFSPYTVRALPNRALQYLVPGYALVLVAILFSQVL; encoded by the coding sequence GTGCTGTACGTAGTCTTACTCTGGGTACTCGTGACATATGTCGTGCCCCCATTTACGCCGACTTCGGCAGAAGGGACGGCACTCATCTTGCCGGTGGTAATCGTCTCGGCATTCGTCTTTGAGACGCTGGATTCGGCGTCAGGAATGGGATTCGGTGCAACGATAGGTGCCTTGCTGTTCGTTCTCGGTTATGACCCGCTTGCAGTCACACCCGTTCTGTTGCTCTCAGAGGGGGCGACTGGTATCGTCTCTGGGCTGTTCCATAACGAATTCAAGAATGTCGAATTCGGCACCAGCTCGGATTCAGCGGTCGAATCGACCCGAGTTCTTGGTATCATCGTACTACTGGGTGTACTCGCGGTAGTGGTTTCGGTTATTCTCACGTATCTGCAGTTTTCGATTCCGGATGCGTACATTAAGAGTTACGTTGGGGTAGTCGTACTGTTGATCGCCTCGACAACGCTGGTTCAGAAGTACGCTGGTGAAACGACAGAATATCGACCTCGATTGTTGGTGGGATTCGCGATATTCGCCGGGCTGAACAAGGGTATCGCTGGAAGCGGCTACGGGCCAGTGCTCACACTGGGTGAGATCCTCTCAGGTGTCTATGAGAAGAGCGCGACCGCGATTACATCAATGTCGGAAGGGATCGTTTCGATAGCGGGGATCGCGACGTTCTTCGGGATCACAGCCGCAGGTGTTGAGCTCAACTTAGTATTGCTTCCGTCGGTGTTCGCCGGCGGGTTCCTCGCATCGATCTTCTCCCCGTATACGGTCCGAGCCCTTCCAAACCGCGCGCTACAGTACCTTGTTCCGGGCTACGCGCTGGTATTAGTTGCAATTCTTTTCAGTCAGGTCCTCTGA
- a CDS encoding Gfo/Idh/MocA family protein, whose product MATTIGFIGAGGVTAWQHFPNIEHMDDAEVVGICDIDESTRLNAAERFDAAAYTDPEALCESHDLDAVLVAVPPFAHGPPEHTVIDHDINLFVEKPLGLDIDTARAIGDAADNAGLVTQVGYMNRYADVIEQAKDLIEDRTVSFVSGHWIGGVPSTGWWSVAEQSGGQVVEQSTHIFDLVRYFAGEVERVTAYGGQEVNTDELDFPDTTTASMYHTNGAVSQVLSSSVASEESVGLELAGDDFLLDVDLTERRLRGTVDGEDVSYDGKSLDEAFRSEVSDFFEAVSLDDANRPRSPYADAERTFGLTLAVNESIATDAPVSLGER is encoded by the coding sequence ATGGCCACGACTATCGGCTTTATCGGAGCTGGGGGCGTCACTGCCTGGCAGCACTTTCCGAATATCGAACACATGGATGATGCCGAGGTCGTCGGCATCTGCGACATCGATGAATCGACACGGTTGAACGCAGCTGAGCGTTTCGACGCCGCGGCTTACACTGACCCTGAGGCATTATGCGAGAGCCACGACCTCGATGCGGTGCTCGTGGCTGTTCCGCCGTTCGCACACGGACCACCGGAACACACTGTCATTGACCATGATATCAACCTCTTTGTTGAGAAACCGCTTGGCCTCGATATCGACACTGCCCGAGCGATCGGTGATGCTGCCGACAACGCTGGTCTTGTAACCCAAGTCGGGTACATGAACCGCTACGCCGACGTGATTGAGCAGGCGAAGGACCTCATCGAAGATCGAACCGTCTCATTTGTTTCCGGCCACTGGATCGGTGGAGTTCCCAGTACGGGGTGGTGGAGCGTTGCCGAACAGTCTGGTGGACAGGTCGTCGAACAATCGACACATATCTTCGACCTTGTGCGGTATTTCGCCGGCGAAGTCGAACGAGTCACCGCCTATGGGGGCCAGGAAGTCAACACTGACGAACTCGATTTTCCAGACACGACGACAGCATCGATGTATCACACGAATGGGGCGGTTAGCCAAGTTCTCTCGTCATCAGTTGCCTCCGAGGAGAGCGTCGGACTCGAACTTGCTGGCGATGACTTCCTGCTTGATGTTGATCTGACCGAGAGACGCCTCAGGGGTACCGTCGATGGTGAAGATGTTAGCTATGATGGAAAATCTCTCGACGAGGCCTTTCGTTCCGAAGTAAGTGACTTCTTTGAGGCGGTCAGCTTGGATGATGCCAACCGTCCGCGCTCACCGTATGCCGACGCCGAGCGGACATTCGGCCTTACTCTCGCGGTCAACGAGTCGATAGCGACCGACGCTCCAGTATCTCTCGGGGAGCGCTGA
- a CDS encoding ArsR/SmtB family transcription factor: MVDRDHLWDGDINETVVEEWKDETTPFERIREVLRSTTHPQYASQLAERARVSEPTARKHLEILTEAGIAETVTTGHGKQYKRSPQTVAMQRIRDLHAQLSREELTNGIRNLRERIHTYQEEYDATDPDDLALQFASVDDAEWDILAEWRALERDLDVAQAALALYDFTPDTDSRSGVSHSDRGNHGAFARESEFGASV, encoded by the coding sequence ATGGTAGATAGAGATCACCTCTGGGACGGCGACATCAACGAGACCGTCGTCGAGGAGTGGAAAGACGAGACGACACCATTCGAGCGGATTCGTGAGGTGCTTCGCTCGACCACTCACCCGCAATATGCGAGCCAACTCGCCGAGCGGGCCCGTGTAAGCGAACCCACCGCCCGGAAGCACCTCGAGATCCTCACTGAAGCGGGCATCGCTGAGACAGTCACGACGGGACACGGGAAGCAGTACAAGCGCTCACCTCAGACAGTCGCAATGCAGCGTATCAGAGACCTGCATGCACAGCTATCGCGTGAAGAGCTGACGAATGGAATCCGAAACCTCCGAGAGCGTATTCACACTTATCAGGAGGAGTACGACGCAACCGATCCCGACGACTTGGCACTCCAATTCGCCTCAGTTGACGATGCCGAGTGGGATATCCTCGCGGAGTGGCGCGCGCTCGAAAGAGATCTCGATGTCGCTCAAGCCGCTCTCGCGCTCTATGATTTCACCCCTGATACCGATAGTCGAAGTGGCGTTTCTCATAGCGACCGGGGAAATCACGGGGCCTTCGCCCGCGAGTCCGAGTTCGGAGCATCAGTCTGA
- a CDS encoding TrmB family transcriptional regulator produces MNSADTDDSIVAVLSSIGLSEASIRTYLALLSRGESTTRPLAEDAGITQRAVYDIVERLADRGLVHVNDHASPTTVRAVSPDEAISGLTSQLDSIRPELEERFVETAPQTTDIQMIKSRETVLKQLHEAVETASNEVLLSIPAFLYPELEPTLKIASERGIFILLILSGPNELDETPESFDSVATAVRRWKQDLTVVSVVDNETAMIGDPALLSDTNTTEEYVSLSQRHLAGSVAGLYLSGYWPASTEVFVVDPEELPRTFGWFRRALLYATLHYHAGQNLHATIETTTDDTISGLIIDLRQALVEPFNNEFALEQVFVVESDAGSLTIGGPGSFAEDYEADSVTLRPLE; encoded by the coding sequence ATGAATTCCGCTGATACCGATGACTCGATCGTTGCTGTGTTGAGCAGTATTGGGCTCTCGGAAGCATCGATACGGACGTACCTCGCGTTGCTATCCCGTGGTGAGTCGACAACCCGACCACTTGCCGAGGACGCCGGAATCACCCAACGTGCAGTCTACGACATTGTCGAAAGACTTGCCGACCGTGGACTAGTCCACGTCAACGACCACGCATCTCCGACAACAGTGCGTGCTGTTTCCCCTGACGAAGCAATTTCAGGCTTGACGAGCCAGCTCGATTCGATACGACCCGAACTTGAGGAGCGATTCGTTGAGACAGCGCCTCAGACAACAGACATCCAAATGATCAAGAGTCGTGAGACGGTTCTCAAACAACTCCATGAGGCGGTTGAAACCGCAAGCAACGAAGTTCTCCTCTCTATCCCGGCCTTCCTCTATCCGGAGCTGGAACCAACCCTCAAAATAGCAAGCGAGCGCGGCATCTTCATTTTGCTCATCCTCAGCGGACCGAACGAACTGGACGAAACTCCGGAGTCGTTTGACAGTGTCGCCACTGCTGTTCGCCGCTGGAAACAAGACCTTACCGTCGTCTCTGTCGTCGACAACGAGACTGCGATGATCGGCGACCCGGCTCTCCTGTCGGATACAAATACGACAGAAGAGTACGTATCTCTCTCACAGCGACATTTGGCGGGATCGGTCGCTGGCCTCTATCTCAGTGGCTACTGGCCCGCGAGCACCGAGGTATTCGTCGTCGACCCGGAGGAGCTTCCACGAACGTTCGGATGGTTCAGGCGAGCATTACTTTACGCGACACTCCATTACCACGCTGGGCAAAATCTCCATGCAACCATCGAAACGACGACTGACGATACGATATCCGGGCTGATAATCGACCTTCGACAAGCTCTGGTTGAGCCCTTCAACAATGAGTTCGCTCTCGAACAGGTTTTCGTCGTCGAAAGCGATGCTGGCTCGCTGACCATCGGTGGCCCCGGATCTTTCGCCGAAGATTACGAGGCCGACTCGGTGACACTTCGTCCACTGGAGTAA
- a CDS encoding ABC transporter ATP-binding protein, translating into MSDDPLLSVRGLEKHYPITEGLLDRETGRVRAVDGVDFDLRRGETLGLVGESGCGKSTAARTLLHLEEPTSGRVVFDGDPIGDQGDAARKRFRQRAGMIFQDPTSSLDPRMTIGEAVAEPAAIHGLRDHDRRRNRSKALLERVGLSVDDYDRYPYELSGGEKQRAALARALILNPDLLVADEPVSALDVSVQSAVLELIADLQSTLGLSILLITHDMNVVRDVCDRVAVMYLGEIVENGPTAEVFAEPMHPYTKALLASVPTPDLTTRGDHAHLAGEVPDPADPPTGCRFHTRCPAVIQPAEYDLDQSVWRNLLDFGVAIRDRTLDAKAIRKRLVSEGSATSTTAVSDPKLRAAIREGYDIPSELDDADAERAVAAVLTDVAEQNIATAEERFTEEFSTVCERESPENQEMTTGHSATCHLL; encoded by the coding sequence ATGAGTGACGATCCACTGCTTTCGGTCCGTGGCCTCGAAAAACACTATCCGATAACCGAGGGACTGCTCGACCGCGAGACGGGACGAGTCCGTGCGGTCGACGGCGTCGATTTCGACCTTCGACGAGGGGAAACACTCGGTCTCGTTGGAGAGTCAGGATGTGGAAAATCCACCGCTGCACGGACGCTGCTTCACCTCGAGGAACCGACCTCCGGTCGGGTAGTCTTCGATGGCGACCCCATCGGTGATCAGGGGGATGCAGCACGGAAGCGGTTTCGACAACGGGCGGGCATGATCTTTCAAGATCCGACGTCGAGCCTCGATCCTCGAATGACGATCGGCGAAGCGGTGGCCGAACCCGCAGCGATCCATGGACTGCGGGACCACGACCGCCGCCGCAACCGATCGAAGGCTTTGCTCGAACGGGTTGGACTCTCGGTCGACGATTACGACCGCTATCCCTACGAACTCTCGGGTGGAGAGAAACAACGCGCTGCGCTCGCACGGGCGCTGATCCTGAATCCCGACCTGCTGGTCGCGGACGAGCCTGTGAGTGCGCTTGATGTGAGCGTGCAATCCGCGGTACTGGAGTTGATAGCCGACCTCCAATCGACGCTCGGCCTCTCGATTCTTCTTATAACTCACGATATGAACGTCGTGCGCGACGTCTGCGATCGAGTAGCAGTGATGTACCTAGGCGAGATCGTAGAGAACGGCCCCACCGCCGAGGTATTCGCCGAGCCTATGCATCCCTACACGAAAGCGCTCCTCGCATCGGTTCCGACACCCGACCTCACCACCCGTGGGGACCATGCGCACTTGGCGGGCGAAGTTCCGGATCCTGCCGATCCACCTACCGGATGTCGGTTCCACACGAGGTGTCCTGCGGTGATCCAGCCTGCCGAGTACGATCTCGACCAATCAGTCTGGCGGAATCTCCTCGACTTCGGAGTCGCGATCCGCGACCGGACGCTCGACGCTAAGGCGATTCGGAAGCGACTCGTTTCCGAGGGGAGCGCAACGAGTACCACAGCAGTCTCAGACCCCAAGCTCCGAGCGGCGATTCGAGAGGGCTACGATATCCCGAGCGAACTGGACGACGCGGATGCGGAACGAGCGGTCGCTGCGGTACTTACGGACGTCGCTGAGCAGAACATCGCGACCGCCGAAGAACGATTCACAGAGGAGTTCTCGACGGTCTGTGAACGGGAGTCGCCTGAGAACCAGGAGATGACGACCGGCCATTCAGCAACCTGCCATCTCTTGTGA
- a CDS encoding ABC transporter permease — MSTDTGLGSDPALEPIDWAELDDGRLSLEWRTWGLLLALFAIGALFCYDYFTSYRLAVGAWYTPARLDWLFLLSLVVFVFVVVVPLFTDYERTRRYWQRFRKNRLAVVCAAYLVLFFILGILSLLVLGRPSTNIEYANQPALFATIESGTVALNCAGHVTGPAVQQLCHGSLRFPFGTNDVGQSVLSLTIAGFGVSLLVALVTSMIMVPIATVVGVVAGYSGGWVDTVLMGYVDVQQTVPAFVAYIILGFVFGQSLFLIILAFGLLSWGGVARLVRSEVIQRRGELYVTAAESAGANRTTVIRKHILPNVSSTVFTATTRQIPLLILTEAAISFIVVLGDENVPSWGQFINSVTTETGGVNVELWWVWVFPLVFLVVTVFSFSVVGDALRDTLDPRSSA; from the coding sequence ATGTCAACGGATACCGGTCTGGGTTCCGACCCTGCGCTCGAACCGATCGACTGGGCGGAACTCGATGATGGTCGACTCAGCCTCGAATGGAGGACGTGGGGACTTCTGCTGGCACTCTTCGCGATCGGCGCACTGTTTTGCTACGACTATTTCACGAGCTATCGACTTGCGGTCGGTGCATGGTATACGCCAGCGCGCCTTGACTGGCTTTTCTTACTCTCGTTGGTGGTATTCGTCTTCGTCGTCGTCGTTCCGTTGTTCACGGACTACGAACGAACCCGGCGGTACTGGCAACGCTTCCGAAAAAATCGCCTTGCTGTGGTTTGTGCCGCCTATCTCGTTCTGTTCTTCATTCTTGGAATCCTGAGCCTGCTCGTTCTCGGTCGTCCGAGTACCAATATCGAGTACGCGAATCAGCCTGCGCTATTCGCCACTATCGAGTCCGGAACGGTCGCGCTCAACTGCGCTGGTCACGTAACTGGCCCTGCCGTCCAACAGCTCTGCCACGGCAGCCTCCGATTTCCGTTCGGTACCAATGACGTCGGCCAGAGTGTCCTCAGTCTAACGATCGCGGGGTTCGGAGTGAGCCTCCTCGTCGCTCTCGTAACGTCTATGATAATGGTTCCTATTGCAACGGTCGTGGGCGTTGTTGCGGGGTACTCGGGTGGATGGGTCGACACAGTCTTGATGGGGTATGTGGATGTTCAGCAGACAGTCCCCGCTTTTGTAGCGTACATCATCCTTGGATTCGTCTTTGGGCAAAGCCTCTTTCTCATCATCCTCGCCTTCGGTCTACTGAGTTGGGGCGGTGTCGCCCGCCTCGTCCGTAGTGAAGTGATCCAGCGGCGCGGTGAACTCTACGTCACCGCCGCTGAGAGCGCGGGCGCGAACCGTACGACGGTCATCCGCAAACACATCCTTCCCAACGTCTCGTCGACCGTGTTCACGGCCACGACCCGACAAATCCCACTGTTAATTCTCACTGAGGCAGCGATCTCCTTTATCGTCGTACTAGGCGACGAGAACGTCCCATCGTGGGGTCAGTTCATCAACAGCGTTACGACCGAAACGGGTGGCGTGAACGTGGAGCTGTGGTGGGTTTGGGTTTTCCCACTTGTCTTCCTCGTCGTCACGGTGTTCTCGTTCAGCGTCGTGGGTGATGCACTCCGGGACACGCTTGATCCGAGGTCGAGCGCATGA
- a CDS encoding ABC transporter permease: MVFAVFAAYLVLSTVFVFVALTPDPRVGELTYAATSQANNQRIPVEQTDAWEQLQTYKAERGLNEPFLERYENVLVSYTTFDWGESYGADGQTTFGGSYGSGYAANVPVIGLVGNALGHTLRYVLPAVLFAVVCGLGAGLYSATHQGSLLDRLGTSVAYLGFSFPNFWLGTIALVLVGTGGWLGIRNGSEFLRTTALPAAVLGTTLFAGQLRYTRAQSLEYIDAEFIKLVRAKGATNGRVGRHLLRNAAIPLLSLFFADMLGLLVLNIFVIEYVFGIPGIGSLGLVAVQGRDLPVVLGTTMVIVLFGVAGNLLQDVAHRVFDPRIEAASSE; encoded by the coding sequence GTGGTCTTTGCAGTATTCGCGGCGTATCTCGTGCTGTCGACGGTGTTCGTGTTCGTCGCTCTTACCCCAGACCCTCGTGTCGGTGAGCTTACCTACGCCGCGACCTCTCAGGCAAACAACCAGCGTATTCCCGTCGAACAGACGGATGCGTGGGAGCAGCTACAGACGTACAAAGCCGAACGCGGCCTCAACGAACCGTTCCTCGAACGCTACGAGAACGTGCTGGTCTCGTATACGACGTTCGACTGGGGAGAGTCATACGGAGCGGACGGACAGACGACGTTCGGCGGATCGTATGGGTCGGGATACGCGGCAAACGTTCCAGTCATCGGGCTGGTTGGAAACGCACTCGGTCATACTCTTCGGTACGTGCTACCGGCAGTTCTCTTTGCAGTGGTCTGTGGTCTCGGAGCGGGTCTCTACTCGGCGACCCACCAAGGAAGCTTGCTCGACAGGCTGGGAACGAGTGTCGCTTACCTTGGCTTCAGCTTCCCGAATTTCTGGCTTGGAACCATTGCTCTCGTCCTCGTCGGTACCGGTGGTTGGTTGGGAATTCGGAATGGGAGTGAGTTCCTCCGTACGACGGCACTTCCCGCTGCAGTGCTCGGCACCACGCTATTCGCGGGCCAGCTTCGATACACTCGGGCGCAATCACTCGAATATATCGATGCCGAATTCATCAAACTCGTACGGGCGAAAGGAGCAACGAACGGGCGTGTTGGACGTCATCTCCTCCGTAACGCAGCGATCCCACTCTTGTCGTTGTTTTTCGCCGATATGCTCGGACTCCTCGTGCTGAACATATTCGTCATTGAGTACGTCTTCGGAATTCCAGGGATAGGGTCACTAGGACTTGTTGCGGTTCAGGGTCGTGACCTGCCTGTGGTCCTTGGCACAACGATGGTGATCGTTCTTTTCGGGGTTGCAGGCAATCTGCTACAGGACGTTGCCCATCGGGTGTTCGACCCACGGATCGAAGCGGCGAGCAGCGAGTGA
- a CDS encoding ThuA domain-containing protein, which yields MTSVTVWNEYRHEKENDTVGEIYPKGIHTVIAGALESEGFETRTATLDEPEHGLTESVLNDTDVLTWWGHAAHEEVEDKIVNRVYQRVLDGMGLIVLHSGHYSKIFRQLMGTTCSLKWREAAEKERLWVIEPSHPIADEIDEYIEVPEAEMYGERFDIPAPDTLVFNSWFEGGEVFRSGCCYHRGNGRVFYFRPGHETYPIYHDEAIQQVLANAASWVAPSDGPTPDFGNTEPVEDIEMTDDRSVH from the coding sequence ATGACATCGGTTACAGTCTGGAACGAATATCGTCATGAGAAGGAGAACGATACTGTTGGGGAAATATATCCTAAGGGGATTCACACAGTTATTGCTGGTGCGCTCGAATCCGAAGGATTCGAAACGAGAACTGCAACCCTCGACGAACCCGAGCATGGGCTCACTGAGAGCGTGCTCAACGACACTGATGTACTGACATGGTGGGGGCACGCAGCGCACGAGGAGGTTGAAGATAAGATCGTGAACCGTGTTTATCAACGGGTCCTCGATGGAATGGGTCTCATCGTTCTGCATTCAGGCCACTATTCGAAAATTTTCCGACAGTTGATGGGGACGACGTGTTCACTAAAGTGGCGCGAAGCAGCAGAGAAAGAACGTCTTTGGGTTATCGAACCAAGCCATCCGATCGCGGATGAGATAGACGAATACATTGAGGTACCCGAGGCGGAAATGTATGGCGAGCGGTTCGATATCCCAGCACCCGATACCTTAGTCTTCAATTCATGGTTTGAGGGCGGGGAAGTATTCCGATCCGGATGTTGTTACCATCGTGGAAATGGCCGTGTGTTCTATTTTCGTCCCGGCCACGAAACCTATCCCATCTATCACGATGAAGCCATCCAACAAGTATTGGCAAACGCTGCCTCGTGGGTGGCCCCCAGTGATGGACCAACACCGGATTTCGGCAACACTGAACCAGTAGAGGACATTGAAATGACTGACGACCGATCTGTTCACTAA
- a CDS encoding hydroxypyruvate isomerase family protein — translation MVFENCTTVEGIERAAEAGADGVEFFDWESEDIDALTRAAEDSNIELFGTLAAGAGSNIDDHESAALVRPANHDVAVNDIERSLETAATLSCSTLIVTVGPEQPELDRQTQREAIIDVLQAVAPTAERLEVTIVVEPLNVVVDHPGYFLTTSSEGAEIIEAVDSPNVKLLFDIYHQQITEGNIIQTLREHIDSVGHIHIADVPGRHEPGTGELNYGNVLRALAETTYEGNVSAEFVPESDPADAVSSVIEIADNC, via the coding sequence ATGGTCTTCGAGAACTGTACGACAGTAGAGGGTATCGAACGAGCAGCAGAGGCGGGGGCGGATGGTGTCGAATTCTTCGACTGGGAAAGTGAGGACATAGACGCCCTTACGCGTGCGGCAGAGGATTCCAACATTGAGTTATTCGGAACCCTCGCCGCTGGCGCGGGGTCGAACATCGATGACCACGAGAGTGCGGCACTGGTACGGCCGGCAAACCACGATGTCGCAGTTAATGATATCGAACGCTCGCTTGAGACCGCCGCCACTCTCAGCTGTTCGACGCTTATCGTCACTGTCGGCCCTGAACAACCCGAGCTCGATCGCCAGACACAGCGCGAAGCGATCATCGACGTACTTCAGGCGGTTGCACCGACGGCCGAACGGCTGGAAGTCACCATTGTCGTCGAACCACTGAACGTCGTAGTTGACCACCCAGGATATTTCCTCACCACATCGTCAGAAGGCGCCGAAATCATTGAAGCAGTTGATAGCCCAAATGTGAAACTCCTGTTTGATATCTACCACCAACAGATAACTGAGGGAAACATCATACAGACGCTCAGGGAACATATCGATTCAGTTGGACACATACACATCGCGGACGTTCCAGGCCGTCACGAACCGGGCACAGGTGAACTCAACTACGGAAATGTTCTTCGAGCCCTCGCTGAGACCACATACGAGGGGAACGTCAGTGCCGAATTTGTTCCGGAGAGCGACCCCGCCGACGCAGTCAGCTCAGTTATCGAGATAGCCGATAACTGCTGA
- a CDS encoding ABC transporter ATP-binding protein: MSDPLLSVEDLRTHFHTSAGTVRAVDGVSFAVHRGETVCLVGESGSGKTIACESLTKLFSSPPGELVDGRIEFDGMDLTARSPARLTDIRGGRIAHVFQNPQGALDPVYSIEAQLRESIRLHRDVSKGVARERAVELLDRVGIPNAATRIAEYPHEFSGGMKQRIVIAMALAAEPDLLVADEPTTALDVTTQAGILDLLNDLQAEHDMAVLFVTHDLGVVAEMADRVVVLYAGKVMERGSVEDVFESPAHPYTRALFRCLPGRGERRETIEGDLPSPTEPPAGCRFHARCPHAITECREGTHPRLRPTETESHTAACVFYEEGRDASAIRTDDERAGDGRTGNRSGPTRTDDGRNSNDRQKGGGAR; the protein is encoded by the coding sequence ATGAGTGACCCACTGCTCTCGGTCGAGGATCTTAGAACACACTTTCACACTTCGGCCGGCACGGTCAGAGCGGTCGATGGCGTGAGTTTTGCCGTTCATCGTGGTGAAACAGTTTGTCTCGTCGGAGAATCTGGGTCGGGAAAGACCATCGCCTGCGAGTCGCTCACCAAACTGTTCTCGAGTCCACCGGGAGAGCTCGTCGACGGTCGGATCGAGTTCGATGGGATGGACCTCACGGCGCGCTCACCAGCGCGGCTCACCGATATCCGTGGTGGACGGATCGCACATGTGTTTCAGAATCCTCAGGGAGCGCTCGATCCGGTCTATTCGATCGAGGCACAGCTCAGAGAGTCCATTCGGCTCCACCGTGATGTTTCAAAAGGGGTTGCTCGCGAGCGTGCCGTCGAACTGCTCGATAGAGTCGGGATCCCGAACGCTGCGACCCGAATCGCGGAATATCCGCACGAGTTTTCTGGTGGAATGAAACAACGGATCGTCATCGCGATGGCGCTCGCCGCCGAACCCGACCTATTGGTCGCCGACGAACCGACCACGGCACTCGACGTGACGACACAGGCAGGGATCCTCGATCTCTTGAACGATCTTCAGGCCGAACACGACATGGCGGTCCTCTTCGTGACACACGATCTCGGAGTCGTTGCGGAGATGGCCGACCGTGTCGTGGTACTCTACGCTGGAAAGGTGATGGAACGCGGGAGCGTCGAAGACGTGTTCGAGTCGCCAGCCCATCCATACACTCGAGCTCTCTTTCGGTGTCTTCCGGGCCGCGGTGAGCGACGCGAAACCATCGAGGGCGACCTCCCGAGCCCAACCGAACCGCCGGCTGGCTGTCGGTTCCACGCTCGATGCCCTCACGCGATCACGGAGTGTCGTGAGGGAACTCACCCCCGACTTCGGCCGACGGAGACCGAATCCCACACCGCTGCGTGTGTCTTCTACGAAGAGGGTCGTGACGCCTCGGCGATCCGAACCGACGACGAACGAGCGGGCGACGGACGAACCGGTAACCGCTCGGGGCCGACTCGGACTGATGACGGACGAAATTCGAACGATAGGCAGAAAGGCGGTGGCGCACGATGA
- a CDS encoding Gfo/Idh/MocA family protein, with translation MDSMEPVRIGVVGLGNWGSFHATRLGETEADLVGGVDIDPEARERFTETFDVPTYASLNGLAEAGADGVVITTPNQYHEEQATSAFDLGLSVLIEKPLAHTLESAERIAAAAEDASGTCMVGFKNRFLPAVEVVDGYKNEGRLGEITHVEANYVRRRGIPGRGSWFTQKDAAGGGALIDIGVHAIDLALYFLDFPEINEVLGQTRSQFGTRDEYTYLDMFGEDSGPGQFDVDDSTTAFLSCADGQTISLECAWAADREPTDEFVVQGTEAGATLDRGTEDLTIHRAETIGTPHFVNASIETRDVDPIAAEQRAFATSIRTGRPPERNTPEQALRVQEVLDAIQRSAELGRAVEIE, from the coding sequence ATGGACTCGATGGAGCCGGTTCGAATCGGTGTTGTTGGGCTTGGTAACTGGGGGTCATTTCACGCGACCCGCCTCGGTGAAACTGAGGCAGATCTCGTTGGCGGCGTCGATATTGACCCTGAGGCGCGCGAACGCTTTACAGAAACGTTTGATGTCCCAACCTATGCAAGCCTCAACGGTCTCGCCGAGGCAGGTGCCGATGGGGTTGTGATCACAACGCCAAACCAATATCACGAAGAGCAAGCGACGTCAGCGTTCGATTTGGGTCTAAGCGTATTAATCGAAAAACCCCTTGCCCATACTCTCGAAAGCGCTGAACGAATCGCTGCCGCCGCCGAGGATGCATCAGGGACGTGCATGGTGGGATTCAAAAACCGATTCTTGCCCGCCGTCGAGGTGGTCGATGGTTACAAAAACGAAGGCCGATTGGGTGAAATTACCCACGTCGAGGCCAACTACGTCCGACGACGCGGGATCCCGGGTCGTGGGTCATGGTTCACGCAGAAGGATGCAGCGGGTGGTGGAGCGCTAATCGATATCGGCGTCCACGCAATCGACCTCGCACTCTACTTTCTGGATTTCCCTGAGATTAACGAGGTGCTTGGTCAGACTCGAAGTCAATTCGGTACTCGTGATGAGTATACTTATCTCGATATGTTTGGCGAAGATTCGGGACCAGGACAGTTTGATGTCGACGATTCGACGACGGCGTTTCTGAGCTGTGCGGACGGCCAGACGATCTCGCTCGAATGTGCGTGGGCGGCCGACCGTGAACCCACCGACGAATTCGTGGTTCAAGGAACGGAGGCAGGCGCGACGCTCGATCGAGGAACCGAAGATCTCACGATTCACCGAGCGGAGACGATCGGGACCCCTCATTTCGTTAATGCCTCAATCGAAACTCGAGATGTGGACCCCATTGCAGCCGAACAACGGGCGTTCGCTACGAGCATTCGTACTGGGAGGCCACCCGAACGTAACACCCCTGAACAAGCCCTCCGGGTCCAGGAAGTCCTTGATGCTATCCAACGCTCCGCAGAATTGGGACGCGCAGTCGAGATCGAGTAA